CTGCACCGCAACTACCCGGAGAACTGGCGTCCGGATCGCGGCGGCGATGCGACGGGGCGCGGCTACACGCAGGGCGGCGCGGGCGAGTTCCCGCTGAGTGAGCCGGAGACTCGCAGCGTGGTCCTGTGGCTGCTGTCGAATCCGAACATCTCGGTGGTGAACTCGATGGACACGCGGGTACCGATGCATCTGCGGCCGCCATCGACGTCGAAGTCCGAAGAGCGGATGTACCCCGAGGACCTCCGCTACTATCAGCACTTCGACACGGTCGGACTGCGCATCACGGAGTATCCGTGGGCGGGCGATGTCTATCACACCTACGCGACGCGCAACAATCCGGAAGGGAATCCGAGTCCGCTGTTCGGGCACGGTCCGGACTTCGGATACTTCTACTACGGCTCGATCTGGTACGGCGATGAGCTGTGGAACGGCGGGATCATGCGCGACGAGAACGACGATGGCGAGCGCGACCAGCTGGACGCGCTGATCTGGGATGACCGCGAGAACGGCGGCGCCAACTTCAAGCCGTGGACGCCCGCGCACCATCCGGTATTTGGCGACGTGGAAGTCGGCGGCTTCCATCCCAAGTTCTTCTCGCAGAACGGACCGCCGAACGTGCTGGAGCGCTGGGCGAGCCGGCAGGCGCTGTTCAACCTGGAGATGGCGTACGCACTGCCGGAGCTGGCCTGGCAGGACGTGCGGGTCCGTCGTGTGCAGCAGCATGGCGCCGACAGCGCGACGCACGAGGTGCGCGTGCAGTGGAAGAACAACGGGCGGCTGCCGACGGCACTGAAGCAGGCGCAGCTGGTGAAGATCGTGCAGGAGGACCGGTTGAACCTGTCGTTCGTGAGGGACACGGCGGCGGAGTCGCGCGCTCCGCGCGTCGTGGAGCCGGATCTGCGTGGCGGTGCCGTGTGGAGCGGCTGGACCGAGCCGGGTCAGACGAAGACGGTGACATACCGCGTCCGGACGTACGGCGCCGAACCCGTGCGCGCTACCCTGAGGCTGGACTCCACGCGCGGCGGTGTGCTGCGACGGGAGATCGACATCGTACCGGGCGGCTGAGCGCCCCGGTCACACAGAGCCGCCATTGAGCGGCGAATCGCGGGAGGCATGCAGATGCTGGTGGTGACGACACCGAACGTTCCGGGTCGCGAGATCGCGGAGACCCTCGGCATGGTGAGCGGCGAGGCGATCCTCGGCGCGAACATCTTCAAGGACCTGTTTGCGAGCATTCGCGACATCGTGGGCGGCCGCTCGGCCGCATACGAGAAGGAGCTGCGCAAGGCGAAGGAGATCGCGATCCAGGAGATGGAGAACGAGTGCTCGGCGCTCGGCGGCGATGCCGTGGTCGCCATGGATCTCGATTACGAGAGTCTCCAGATCGGGCAGGGCGGCAACATGCTGATGGTCAGCGCCAACGGCACTGCCGTGCGACTCAGGTGAGCGGGACGCCGCCCCGCGTGGGGAGCCGCACTGCCGCGCTCACCGTGCCGTGTCACGTGAGTGACCGCTGGCTGCGGTTCGAGGAGCGCGAGCAGTTCGAGGTCCTCGACGAGGATCTGATCCAGGTCGACGTGATGACGCGCGATGATGACGGCGAGCCGTACAAGCTCTGCGAGCTGGTCCTCGCCCGCGGCGATCTGCTGCGGGCCATCGCGGCCTATGGCGATCCGCCGTTCCGCACCGCTCCCGTGCGCAAGACGCCGCCGGCCGCACAGGCCGAGGCGCCGCGGCCGCGCAAGCGGGGCAGGGCGGTGCCGGAGCAGCCCACACTGGACGAGCAGTGACGGAGCTCGTGTCGCTTGCGACACCGGCGCTGAAGGCCTCGCTCGAGCAGTGCGGCCTCAGCGAGAGCGCGGCCAGCGACGTGCTGGAGCACGGGCCGTTCGAGAACGACGACCAGCTGTGCAGGGCCGTCGATGCCGTGATGCTGGGACTGGACGAAGCGGAGCTGCGGACACTGCTCGAGGCAGTGCCGCCACCTGCGGTCGAGCACGGCCATCCGGACGTCCGGGACGCCGCGCTTCTCGCCATCAGGCTGTACCGTGACCGTTTCGGCTTCCCGTTCGTCTCCGCCATCGCGACACCTACCGCCGACGAGCTGCTCATGCGCGTGCGGATCCGGCTCGGTAACGAGCCCGAGCCGGAGGGGCGCGCGGCGCGCGAACATCTGCGGCGCGTGGTCCGCCGCAGGATGCAGGATCTCCGGGAAACGGATGCGGCCGGCTAGCCGCGGGCCGGTACGGCGCGAGGTGTGCACGGCGCCGATGCCGGGCTTCAGCTGAGGAGGAAATGGCGCGCCGCATCGAAATCGACCCGCTGACGACGCTCGTCGAGCACGCAGAGTACGCACACCTGTCGCCTTCCGTGGCAGCACTGAAGGAGGAGGCAGGGCCCGTCGTGCGGGCCATGCACGGCCGCACGCTCTGGATGATCAACTCCACCGCGCGCGGCGGCGGTGTCTCGGAGATGCTGCCCGGCATGATCGCGCACCTGCGCGAGCTCGGCATACGGACCGAGTGGGTGGTGATCGAATCCGACGATGACGAGTTCTTCCAGCTGACGAAGCGCATCCACAACATGATCCACGGCGATGGGCCCGCCGGTCTGAC
This Longimicrobiales bacterium DNA region includes the following protein-coding sequences:
- a CDS encoding M14 family metallopeptidase; the encoded protein is MSRSRNVAAIALASLLAAAPAAAQTRETVPPEAERSDEWFQLNPERHGVSYFARHRHPQVQYEAGDVLAFDRYHTVDVMYTWLRRWAEQHPGIVELYEVGRSYEGRPILQMTLTNKSTGPKEEKPAAYFEGGRHSGEITSSESVLWLAKHLIENYGRDPQITHLLDTKAVTLRPQNNPDGSNMYLHTAVMNRSTVRPVDNDNDGLFDEDEADDIDGDGVIYTMRWKPTMTGADTVAPTMVLDEKDPSGRLMRRARDGETAIWRTMSEGIDNDGDGRFNEDGIGGLDLHRNYPENWRPDRGGDATGRGYTQGGAGEFPLSEPETRSVVLWLLSNPNISVVNSMDTRVPMHLRPPSTSKSEERMYPEDLRYYQHFDTVGLRITEYPWAGDVYHTYATRNNPEGNPSPLFGHGPDFGYFYYGSIWYGDELWNGGIMRDENDDGERDQLDALIWDDRENGGANFKPWTPAHHPVFGDVEVGGFHPKFFSQNGPPNVLERWASRQALFNLEMAYALPELAWQDVRVRRVQQHGADSATHEVRVQWKNNGRLPTALKQAQLVKIVQEDRLNLSFVRDTAAESRAPRVVEPDLRGGAVWSGWTEPGQTKTVTYRVRTYGAEPVRATLRLDSTRGGVLRREIDIVPGG
- a CDS encoding heavy metal-binding domain-containing protein, with product MLVVTTPNVPGREIAETLGMVSGEAILGANIFKDLFASIRDIVGGRSAAYEKELRKAKEIAIQEMENECSALGGDAVVAMDLDYESLQIGQGGNMLMVSANGTAVRLR
- a CDS encoding 2-oxo-4-hydroxy-4-carboxy-5-ureidoimidazoline decarboxylase encodes the protein MTELVSLATPALKASLEQCGLSESAASDVLEHGPFENDDQLCRAVDAVMLGLDEAELRTLLEAVPPPAVEHGHPDVRDAALLAIRLYRDRFGFPFVSAIATPTADELLMRVRIRLGNEPEPEGRAAREHLRRVVRRRMQDLRETDAAG